In Vigna angularis cultivar LongXiaoDou No.4 chromosome 8, ASM1680809v1, whole genome shotgun sequence, one DNA window encodes the following:
- the LOC108344867 gene encoding protein OXIDATIVE STRESS 3 isoform X1, with product MTSPSHSLSMDQKKVQNFFVKRIMDGHEGGNTNWVIKEDDEHSNDSSSIGLMSEEEDSMDSVCSSSSSSELAEDASSSSSTHSNNGPLYELSDLMNHLPINYNDLCRRGLSMFYQGKAQSFTSLARVESIEDLPKKGTPYSKRMKSCKSFGGGLDSHRIWYTPKATISKKTSRGSFSSVLSKRGSFHGGSRPSIAVHRNL from the exons ATGACTTCACCATCTCATTCGTTGTCGATGGATCAGAAAAAGGTGCAGAATTTCTTTGTGAAGAGGATCATGGATGGTCATGAAGGTGGAAACACCAACTGGGTCAtcaaagaagatgatgaacataGCAATGATTCATCATCCATTGGACTCATGTCAGAAGAAGAAGACTCAATGGACTCTgtgtgttcttcttcttcttcatcagaGTTGGCTGAGgatgcttcatcttcttcatcaacaCATTCAAATAATGGACCCTTGTATGAATTATCAGACCTCATGAACCATCTTCCCATTAA TTATAATGACTTGTGCAGGAGAGGGTTATCTATGTTCTATCAAGGGAAGGCACAATCTTTCACTTCTTTAGCAAGGGTGGAGAGCATAGAAGATCTTCCCAAAAAAGGAACACCTTATAGCAAGAGAATGAAatcatgcaaaagttttggGGGAGGTTTAGATAGTCACAGAATATGGTACACTCCAAAGGCTACAATATCAAAGAAAACATCAAGAGGGTCTTTTTCATCAGTGCTGAGCAAAAGAGGGAGTTTTCATGGAGGGTCTAGACCTTCCATTGCTGTTCATAGAAACTTATGA
- the LOC108344867 gene encoding protein OXIDATIVE STRESS 3 isoform X2 has product MTSPSHSLSMDQKKVQNFFVKRIMDGHEGGNTNWVIKEDDEHSNDSSSIGLMSEEEDSMDSVCSSSSSSELAEDASSSSSTHSNNGPLYELSDLMNHLPIKRGLSMFYQGKAQSFTSLARVESIEDLPKKGTPYSKRMKSCKSFGGGLDSHRIWYTPKATISKKTSRGSFSSVLSKRGSFHGGSRPSIAVHRNL; this is encoded by the exons ATGACTTCACCATCTCATTCGTTGTCGATGGATCAGAAAAAGGTGCAGAATTTCTTTGTGAAGAGGATCATGGATGGTCATGAAGGTGGAAACACCAACTGGGTCAtcaaagaagatgatgaacataGCAATGATTCATCATCCATTGGACTCATGTCAGAAGAAGAAGACTCAATGGACTCTgtgtgttcttcttcttcttcatcagaGTTGGCTGAGgatgcttcatcttcttcatcaacaCATTCAAATAATGGACCCTTGTATGAATTATCAGACCTCATGAACCATCTTCCCATTAA GAGAGGGTTATCTATGTTCTATCAAGGGAAGGCACAATCTTTCACTTCTTTAGCAAGGGTGGAGAGCATAGAAGATCTTCCCAAAAAAGGAACACCTTATAGCAAGAGAATGAAatcatgcaaaagttttggGGGAGGTTTAGATAGTCACAGAATATGGTACACTCCAAAGGCTACAATATCAAAGAAAACATCAAGAGGGTCTTTTTCATCAGTGCTGAGCAAAAGAGGGAGTTTTCATGGAGGGTCTAGACCTTCCATTGCTGTTCATAGAAACTTATGA